A region from the Mustela erminea isolate mMusErm1 chromosome 2, mMusErm1.Pri, whole genome shotgun sequence genome encodes:
- the DRD5 gene encoding D(1B) dopamine receptor produces MLPPGRNRTAERARFRQQQLAQPGAAGGAEGAAPLGPAQVVTAGLLTLLIVWTLLGNVLVCAAIVRSRHLRAKMTNVFIVSLAVSDLFVALLVMPWKAVAEVAGYWPFGAFCDIWVAFDIMCSTASILNLCVISVDRYWAISRPFRYERKMTQRVALIMVSLAWSLSILISFIPVQLHWHRDKAGSWGGVEPPSSLANGTPWEEAGEPEVRAENCDSSLNRTYAISSSLISFYIPVAIMIVTYTRIYRIAQVQIRRISSLERAAEHAQSCRSRAACAPDTSLRTSIKKETKVLKTLSVIMGVFVCCWLPFFVLNCMVPFCSGRPEGPRAGFPCVSETTFDVFVWFGWANSSLNPVIYAFNADFRKVFAQLLGCSNLCSRTAVETVNISNELISYNQDTIFHKEIAAAYIHMIPNAVTPGDGEADKEEESPFDRVSQISQTSRDGDPAAESAWELDCEGEISLGKITPFTPDGFH; encoded by the coding sequence ATGCTGCCGCCGGGGCGCAACCGCACCGCGGAGCGGGCGCGGTTCCGGCAGCAGCAGCTGGCGCAGCCGGGCGCCGCGGGGGGCGCGGAGGGGGCGGCGCCGCTGGGGCCCGCGCAGGTGGTCACCGCCGGCCTCCTGACCCTGCTCATCGTCTGGACCCTGCTGGGCAACGTGCTGGTGTGTGCGGCCATCGTGCGCAGCCGCCACCTGCGCGCCAAGATGACCAACGTCTTCATCGTGTCCCTGGCTGTGTCCGACCTCTTCGTGGCATTGCTGGTCATGCCCTGGAAGGCAGTCGCCGAGGTGGCCGGTTACTGGCCCTTTGGGGCCTTCTGCGACATCTGGGTGGCCTTTGACATCATGTGCTCCACTGCGTCCATCCTGAATCTGTGCGTCATCAGTGTGGATCGCTACTGGGCCATCTCCAGGCCCTTCCGCTATGAACGCAAGATGACCCAGCGCGTGGCGTTGATCATGGTTAGCCTGGCCTGGTCCTTGTCCATTCTTATCTCCTTCATCCCAGTTCAACTCCACTGGCACAGGGACAAGGCAGGCTCCTGGGGCGGGGTGGAACCGCCATCCAGCCTGGCTAACGGGACACCCTGGGAGGAAGCGGGGGAGCCAGAGGTGAGGGCGGAAAACTGTGACTCCAGCCTGAACCGAACTTACGCCATCTCTTCTTCGCTCATCAGCTTCTACATCCCTGTGGCCATCATGATCGTGACCTACACGCGCATCTACCGTATCGCCCAGGTGCAGATCCGCCGGATTTCCTCCCTGGAGAGGGCGGCGGAGCACGCGCAGAGCTGCCGCAGCCGCGCGGCCTGCGCCCCGGACACCAGCCTGCGGACATCCATCAAGAAGGAGACCAAGGTCCTCAAGACCCTGTCGGTGATCATGGGGGTCTTCGTGTGCTGCTGGCTGCCCTTCTTCGTCCTTAACTGCATGGTCCCCTTTTGCAGCGGACGCCCGGAGGGTCCTCGGGCTGGCTTTCCCTGTGTCAGTGAGACCACCTTCGACGTCTTCGTCTGGTTCGGCTGGGCCAACTCCTCCCTCAACCCTGTCATCTACGCCTTCAACGCTGACTTCCGGAAGGTGTTTGCACAGCTGCTGGGGTGCAGCAACCTCTGCTCCCGCACTGCAGTGGAGACCGTGAACATCAGCAATGAACTCATCTCCTACAACCAGGACACCATCTTCCACAAGGAGATCGCAGCTGCCTACATCCACATGATCCCCAACGCCGTGACCCCAGGGGACGGGGAGGCGGACAAAGAGGAGGAGAGCCCTTTTGATCGTGTGTCCCAGATCTCTCAGACGTCCCGGGATGGTGACCCTGccgcggagtctgcttgggagctGGACTGCGAGGGGGAGATTTCGTTAGGCAAAATAACGCCTTTCACCCCGGATGGATTCCATTAA